Below is a genomic region from Pontibacillus yanchengensis.
TAAGTATAATAGTAGGTTTGCTAATGATACTCTCTGAGTTGAATGATAAACGGTTTAGTGAATGAAATTTAACATTGAATAATAGTGGGGCAGATCCAATAATTTGGTATATATAAAGATATTAAAAAGAAGTCTTGAATTTTCTTAAATTAGAAAAGAGGTAGTACTAATGTGTAATAAGCTGAATTTTGAAATCAATGATATCAATAAGGCAGAGATCGAAATAAATATTATGAACTCAAACCCATCTTATAATCTTGTTTCAAAAAATAAAAGCACAATAAAACTCCAAGATATCCATTCAGAATATGAAGAGTCCAATAAATTAAATACTACACGCTTATTAATAAAACAGGATGACGACTATATTGGTTTAGTTGACTATTGCTTAAATAATCCTTCAGATAATTTTCCTTGGATAAGCTTGTTTGTGATTCACAAAGAGTTTCAAGGACGAGGGTATTCAATCGAAGCATATAAGGAATTTGAAAAACTTATAAGAAAGAAAAATAAAGAAAAAATACGGTTAGCTGTTCATAAAGAAAATGAAACAGGGGTAAGGTTTTGGGGGAAATTTGGCTACACCAAGTTCAAGGAAGTATTATTTGAAGGTAAACCTCACTTATGCTTGGAAAAAGAATTAAATTAGTCACTTGTATGCATAATGTAACAATAGCCAAGGATATCTCGACTTTGAGTATTCCGGATAAGACCAGCTATAAACTTAAATAATTAATGGCTTTGTCTCGAGGCGCATATGACTGTAAATATATTATTTCTTTTTATCAAGTTCCCATTTTGTGAATACATTAATTACGAAATAAGTCATTAAGCCAGCAATAAGTGAAATGATTAAATTTCTTATACTTAAAAGACCATAGTCATGATAATAGGAAATTAATGCGTAAGCGTCTTCCTTGTAGAATATCATCATTATCACAAGTGCTATTTTATGTGACAGTGGAAAAAAGAATCCAAATAAAACAATATACAAAGCATATCTTTTCATAAAATGATCCCCTTTTAAGACTATCGTATGAGACAACTATATGTGACAAGCCGTTTAATGATACTAAAAATCACCAAAAACTTACTGTCGAAGATTATACGTCTAGATTTATATATATTAAGTAGAGGAAAAGAGATTTTAACTCGAATACAAGTATTCCATGCGATCGCGCTTTCCTGGAATTAGGAAAGCCTTTTTTATTTGACTTGATTATATAGTAGAGCAGTTTGTTAATTGGATATTTATGTTTATAAGTGAATTAGATTGTGAAGAAATGATCTTCAACTAATGGAGCAGGTTAGTTGCAGCAAAATCGTTATTAAACATAAATTTCTAATTCGGACATACCTATTATTAGGAGGTGTCCAGTTTGAAAAAGAATCCTGAAAGTTTCTCAAATTCATTATTGTACTTTTCTTTAGGTTGTATAATATTGGCTTTTATATTTTCTGGGGTTTTTCAATCGAAAGAATCAGAAAGTTTGCAAGAAAAATTAACAGTATCGACACAAGTACGTTCTCTTCTTAATAATGATTCAAAAGGAATAGAAAATAAACTAAATACAATAGTAGAAAATACTAATCAAATTTCAAAAATTGAAATTTATAATGTTTCAGGTATATCTGAAAGTATAAAGGTATTTGATTATGTCAAAAAAGAGAAACCTAATTTTGAGTATAGTAGAGATTTTGCTTTTACACCATTATTTGTTGACTTCCATCCATCTGGAAGCGGTGACAGTAATTGGTATGTAATAACGGAAAGAAGAAGTTTCCATACATTAAGTGTTTTGGTCTTATTATTAGGTTTTACCCTTTATTGGTTTTCATTCTCTATTTGGGCTTTAAGAAATGCCTATTATCAAAAGAGACTAAATGTTATGTGGGCTTTTTTGTTAGTTTTATTAAATGTTATAGGGTATTCTTTATTTCTATTATATAGAAATAAAACAGATGCAAAGCATGGTTTTTAAATAGCCTTTGTTGAACTAAAGGGTGCTATTGTTAAAGAATAATTTGTTAATTATCTTGAATCCAAGTCTTCCTGATAAGGGCGCGCGCGACAAGTTCTGCTATAAACGCTTTGAGCGTGAAAGGCAGGAAGTTTTACTAGGTGAAATTTCAACTTTATTACGGAGGTTGGGAATGATGGAACCACGTTTCCTGAAACCAACCCGTCAATACTCCTGCATGTGTTAAGACTGACAGGTCTTAGGATGTGAAGCACAGGTAGTCTCGGTAGAACAGAAGCTGAAGCCATTCAACATGAAAAGGTATGCTGATGGATATACCGCACGGCTGAAAAACTAGATAAGGTGAGAATGGTTCTTTGAGATAGGAACTGACGAACTTCCGAATGTAAGGGTCTAATTAAACAACATAGGGAAACCTATGTGTCATCTCACGATGACGTGAGTGGTGTGGAGTAAAATTGCGCCCTCTGAAATACGCTATACCGAACCATGGCGGTATCCAGCTCACAGGCTTATAGGAAGCACCTAACTTTAGAAGGGATAGCTACGTTGTAAGGTACTTGGAAAGCAAGAAACGTCGGTTTATGGGCTGTCACCCTAGACGGTTGCTATAAAGTGAAGACTGAAAAGCATTTATTCTTGTGAGGGTAGGGGAATGACTGATGAATCTCCTGTAATAGGAGGGGAGGAACAGCCCCAAGTCTAATGAATGAAACGATTATTTTCCTAACGTGAATGACACCGATCGGGTAGGAATGTGGGAATATCACTCCACAAGGAGGGATGCCACAGTGTCAACGCTGCGAAACTGGGATTATTACAATATGACGGAGACGTTTACAGAATTACATGAAAAAGCGAGCCAAGGAAATAGCTTTTCTCATCTATATGATTCCATCATATCGAAAGAAAATATCCTGCTCGCTTTTCGCATGATTAAGACAAACAAAGGTTCCAAAACACCAGGGACAGATGGGAAAACCATCGCCGATATGAAAAAGTTATCGGAAAATGAACTGGTAACAGAAGTGAGGGCCAAACTTAAGAACTATCACCCGAAGAAAGTTCGTAGGGAATGGATTGAAAAAGAAAACGGGAAATGGAGACCTCTCGGGATTCCATGTATCTTGGATAGAATCATCCAACAAAGTTTTAAACAAATCCTTGAACCCATCGTAGAAGCACGATTTTTCAAGCATAGTTACGGGTTCAGACCTCTACGGTCTGCTCATCATGCTATGGCTAGGATACAATATTTAATTAACCAAGCGCAATTTCATTTTGTAGTCGATGTAGATATTAAAAGTTTCTTCGATAATGTAAATCACACTCGATTAAACAAACAACTTTGGAATATCGGCATACAAGATAGAAGAGTCTTAGCTTGTATCTCAAAGATGTTAAAGTCTGAAATCGATGGAGAAGGTGTTCCTGATAAAGGCTCACCGCAAGGTGGTATTCTATCGCCTCTGCTCTCGAATGTCGTGTTAAATGACTTGGACCAGTGGGTCTCAGGACAATGGGAGACGTTTCCCTTACACAAACCTTACAGCTCAGATGACGCTAGACGACGTGCTAGAAAAACTACCAATCTTAAACATGGCTACCTTGTGAGATATGCCGATGATTGTGCGCCACGAAGGCGCGGCGCGTAAGCGCCAATGCTATGCTGTACAGAAGATGAGGGAAGGCCCCTCGGAGCCGCTGTGCAGGCGGAGGCTTCAAACCACCTTAAGCTGCTGTAATCAAAAGTTATGGTAGTGAGCGTTAAGGAAAAGGTAGGGCAAGACCCTATCAGGTACATATCACGGAGACGAACACCATTGAAACGCTGATAAAGTGTCGTAAGCATAGGAATGTCATCAAAACCAGGGGGGAGTCGTTAACCTGGGACGAGTCTGGAAGAGACCTGTTTACTGACCAGGCGGTGACCGGCAT
It encodes:
- a CDS encoding reverse transcriptase domain-containing protein, with product MSTLRNWDYYNMTETFTELHEKASQGNSFSHLYDSIISKENILLAFRMIKTNKGSKTPGTDGKTIADMKKLSENELVTEVRAKLKNYHPKKVRREWIEKENGKWRPLGIPCILDRIIQQSFKQILEPIVEARFFKHSYGFRPLRSAHHAMARIQYLINQAQFHFVVDVDIKSFFDNVNHTRLNKQLWNIGIQDRRVLACISKMLKSEIDGEGVPDKGSPQGGILSPLLSNVVLNDLDQWVSGQWETFPLHKPYSSDDARRRARKTTNLKHGYLVRYADDCAPRRRGA
- a CDS encoding GNAT family N-acetyltransferase; the protein is MCNKLNFEINDINKAEIEINIMNSNPSYNLVSKNKSTIKLQDIHSEYEESNKLNTTRLLIKQDDDYIGLVDYCLNNPSDNFPWISLFVIHKEFQGRGYSIEAYKEFEKLIRKKNKEKIRLAVHKENETGVRFWGKFGYTKFKEVLFEGKPHLCLEKELN